The following coding sequences lie in one Flavobacterium sp. 20NA77.7 genomic window:
- a CDS encoding SCO family protein, producing the protein MKKKTSYIGISFIVLIFGIWTVKELKERFKKNDLVEIGSAPRFELTNQNGKKITNKDYEGKVYVVEFFFASCPSICPKMNKNMLQLQDAFYGDLDFGMVSITIDPENDTSAVLKEHAQKLGVKHPNWNFLTGDYTYIMNLANKGFNIFAGKNKNVAGGFEHSGLFALVDKEGKIRCRKDSFGNPILYYDGLEQPGINAIKEDITLLLKE; encoded by the coding sequence TTGGTATCTGGACTGTAAAAGAGTTAAAAGAGCGTTTTAAAAAAAATGATTTAGTAGAAATAGGATCTGCACCTAGGTTTGAATTAACAAATCAAAATGGTAAAAAAATAACCAATAAAGATTATGAAGGAAAAGTCTATGTAGTGGAATTTTTCTTTGCGTCATGTCCTTCAATTTGTCCTAAAATGAACAAAAACATGTTGCAGTTGCAAGATGCTTTTTATGGCGATTTAGATTTCGGCATGGTTTCCATTACAATTGATCCTGAAAATGATACATCAGCCGTCTTAAAAGAACATGCACAGAAATTAGGCGTAAAACATCCTAACTGGAATTTTTTAACTGGTGATTATACGTATATAATGAATTTAGCTAACAAAGGATTTAATATATTTGCAGGGAAGAACAAAAATGTAGCGGGTGGATTCGAACATTCTGGATTATTTGCCTTAGTAGATAAAGAAGGAAAAATTAGATGTAGAAAAGATAGTTTTGGTAACCCAATATTATATTATGATGGTTTAGAACAGCCAGGTATTAATGCCATTAAAGAAGACATAACATTATTATTAAAAGAATAA
- a CDS encoding DUF420 domain-containing protein, which produces MENTVETKYKKLIIAVSIIIPLAVALLFGVNLRKLGYDVEPLTFLPPIYAGINALTAVVLIAAVWAIKNKNRNLHEGLMKVAIGCSLAFLVMYVAYHMTANTVYFGDINHDGMLNEAEKTGVGTIRYVYYFILFTHISLSVIIIPLVLFTYVRALANQFDKHKKLAKITFPIWLYVAVTGVVVYLMISPYYAN; this is translated from the coding sequence ATGGAAAACACAGTTGAAACAAAATATAAAAAACTAATTATTGCGGTATCAATAATTATTCCACTTGCCGTGGCCTTATTATTTGGCGTCAATTTAAGAAAATTAGGGTATGATGTTGAACCGTTAACATTTTTACCACCTATTTACGCGGGAATAAATGCTTTAACGGCAGTTGTATTAATTGCTGCAGTGTGGGCAATAAAAAACAAAAATAGAAATTTACATGAAGGCTTAATGAAAGTAGCTATTGGTTGTTCTTTAGCTTTTTTAGTTATGTATGTTGCCTACCACATGACTGCAAATACGGTTTATTTTGGCGATATTAATCATGACGGTATGCTTAATGAAGCTGAAAAAACGGGAGTTGGCACTATACGTTATGTGTATTATTTTATATTATTTACACATATTTCTTTGTCTGTTATTATTATTCCTTTGGTTTTATTTACTTATGTAAGAGCGTTAGCAAATCAGTTTGATAAGCATAAAAAATTAGCTAAAATTACCTTTCCAATTTGGTTATATGTTGCTGTTACAGGTGTAGTAGTCTATTTAATGATATCGCCGTATTATGCAAATTAA